The following are encoded together in the Phaseolus vulgaris cultivar G19833 chromosome 9, P. vulgaris v2.0, whole genome shotgun sequence genome:
- the LOC137820962 gene encoding uncharacterized protein — protein MALEDSKPVKKEEESNKSSVNKKVAKVKKEEVESVKKEPKAVTVKKEPKAVTVKKELKVKKEIDDDILLVRRTPNSKEVIKKKKIKEKVKEVEKKKREKKVYDLPGQKRDPPEEKDPLRIFYESLYTQIPHSEMSQIWLMESGLLPKEVARKVFEKKQKKCPTKLSSPVKAVSAVKSSTKSVTVKKKNPTSPLSSLKKNTTNSTSKHSIKRKSMALSSEDENDPDSDDEVIIRVVKRRKMA, from the exons ATGGCCTTGGAAGATTCGAAGCCGGTGAAGAAAGAGGAGGAGTCCAACAAGAGTTCCGTTAACAAAAAGGTCGCAAAAGTCAAGAAAGAAGAGGTTGAATCCGTGAAGAAGGAGCCTAAAGCTGTAACAGTCAAGAAGGAACCTAAAGCTGTAACCGTCAAGAAGGAGCTTAAAGTCAAGAAGGAAATCGACGACGACATTCTCCTCGTCAGAAGGACCCCCAACTCCAAG GAAGTgattaaaaagaagaagataaagGAGAAAGTAAAGGAGgtggagaagaagaagagagagaaaaaggttTATGATTTACCTGGCCAGAAACGCGATCCACCTGAGGAG AAAGACCCTCTTCGGATTTTCTACGAGAGTTTATACACACAAATTCCCCACAGCGAAATGTCACAAATCTg GCTGATGGAATCGGGGTTGCTTCCTAAGGAAGTTGCAAGAAAAGTATTTGAGAAGAAGCAAAAGAAATGTCCGACGAAGCTGTCTTCTCCAGTTAAGGCGGTATCGGCTGTGAAGAGTAGCACTAAGTCCGTGACAGTTAAGAAGAAGAACCCGACTTCCCCTTTGTCTTCTCTTAAAAAGAATACAACGAACTCCACCTCAAAGCATTCCATTAAGAGGAAGTCTATGGCTCTAAGCTCTGAAGATGAGAATGACCCTGATTCTGATGATGAAGTTATTATTAGGGTtgtaaagagaagaaaaatggCTTAA
- the LOC137820652 gene encoding uncharacterized protein, producing the protein MKGSKRPIHAVTTWFRRQPPKMKAFLAVLFGLTALLFLRIVVHDHDSLFVAAEFVHALGISVLIYKLTKEKTCAGLSLKSQELTAIFLGVRLYCSFVMEYDIHTLLDMATFGTTIWVIYMIRFRLNSSYMDDKDNLAIYYVVIPCAVLSLFIHPTTRHHTINRILWAFCVYLEAVSVLPQLRVMQNTKIVEPFTAHYVFALGIARFLSCAHWVLQVLDTRGRLLTALGYGLWPSLVLLSEIVQTFILADFCYYYVKSLVGGQLVVRLPSGVV; encoded by the exons atgaaGGGAAGCAAGAGGCCGATCCACGCCGTGACGACATGGTTTCGGCGGCAACCGCCCAAGATGAAGGCCTTTCTTGCGGTGCTATTCGGCCTGACCGCCTTGCTCTTCCTCAGAATCGTCGTTCATGACCACGACAGTCTTTTCGTTGCCGCCGAGTTTGTCCATGCGTTAGGAATCTCCGTCCTCATTTACAAACTCACCAAGGAAAAAACCTGTGCCG GGCTTTCGCTTAAATCGCAGGAGCTGACGGCAATATTCCTTGGCGTAAGACTTTACTGCAGTTTTGTGATGGAATATGATATACACACCTTACTCGATATGGCAACATTTGGAACGACCATCTGGGTTATTTATATGATACGCTTCAGACTCAATTCTAGCTATATGGATGATAAGGATAACCTTGCAATATACTATGTG GTGATACCTTGTGCTGTGCTGTCCTTGTTTATTCATCCAACAACCCGGCATCATACAATTAATAGGATTCTCTGGGCATTTTGTGTTTATCTTGAAGCTGTTTCTGTTCTCCCTCAGCTGCGGGTTATGCAGAACACTAAG ATCGTCGAACCATTCACGGCACACTATGTTTTTGCCCTGGGAATTGCAAGGTTCTTGAGTTGTGCACATTGGGTGCTCCAG GTATTAGATACTCGTGGACGTCTACTAACTGCATTGGGTTACGGATTGTGGCCTTCATTGGTTCTTCTATCAGAAATTGTTCAAACTTTCATCCTGGCAGATTTTTGCTACTACTACGTCAAGAG TCTTGTTGGAGGACAACTTGTTGTTCGACTTCCTTCAGGAGTGGTGTAA
- the LOC137820651 gene encoding gibberellin-regulated protein 1-like, which yields MPLSKLLLASLLLSFLLFHLPEAHQTVQAQTRDSLVQQIDCNAACGARCRLASRQRMCHRACGTCCRRCNCVPPGTSGNQEVCPCYASLTTHGGRRKCP from the exons ATGCCTCTCTCCAAGCTTCTACTCGCATCCCTTCTGCTATCCTTTCTCCTCTTCCATCTACCTGAAGCTCATCAAACG GTACAAGCACAGACTCGGGATTCTCTTGTTCAGCAGATAG ATTGCAACGCTGCATGTGGTGCGAGGTGCCGTTTAGCATCTCGTCAGCGGATGTGTCACAGAGCCTGTGGAACGTGCTGCAGACGCTGCAACTGCGTACCACCGGGAACTTCCGGTAACCAAGAAGTGTGTCCCTGCTATGCCAGTCTCACCACCCACGGTGGCAGACGCAAGTGCCCTTAG
- the LOC137820708 gene encoding uncharacterized protein — translation MAMDWFISLPKGHITSFAQLSRLFREQYLANRAPAPVSYDQFNVKQYQMETLKEYISRFGVQVVKVGTTDEPMIVYAFRKGVCPGSFSKSLNCSRPKTFAEVRRRAVEHIASEGEAYEKCTTAAPTHPRAQIRAQPARVHEATTERKNQDRRRAYETRRTQPKGRSEGRRESNRPLRHNFVVELKDLIVVPNIADKLRPPVRSDKVLGPHKESWCEFHEAFGHHINKCLALDYQLDELVKNGFLKDYLAGPTATPVTATPEKGQAHEVPTHGKVHTISGGFSGGGPTASQRKKYVRLVSSVAEEFPDDPWESDLVFTRADLRDVSHTTKTQWSFQ, via the coding sequence atggccatggattggttcatcagcctcccaaaaggtcacatcacgtctttcgcaCAGCTTTCGCGACTATTCAGAGAGCAATATttagccaacagggccccaGCCCCAGTGTCATACGACCAATTcaatgtgaagcagtatcaaatgGAGACCCTaaaagagtacataagccgctttgggGTGCAGGTGGTAAAGGTGGGTACCACAGACgaacccatgatcgtgtacgcattcagaaAGGGAGTGTGTCCTGGATCTTTTAGCAAGTCGCTCAACTGCAGCCGCCCCAAAACTTTTGCTGAGGTgaggcgtcgggcggtagagcacattgcctctgagggagaggcatacgagaagtgcacgacAGCTGCACCTACACATCCCAGAGCACAGATACGTGCACAACCCGCTAGAGTCCACGAAGCCACTACAGAAAGGAAGAATCAAGATAGGAGGCGCGCCTACGAGACTAGGAGAACCCAACCTAAGGGTCGAtcagaaggaaggagagagagCAATAGACCTctaaggcacaactttgtggtagaacttaaagacctcatcgttgtgcccaacatagctgacaaGTTGAGGCCACCGGTGAGGTCAGACAAGGTATtgggacctcacaaggaatcatggtgcgaatttcacgaagcATTTGGACACCATATTAACAAGTGCTTGGCGCTGgactatcagttggatgagctcgtgaagaatggatttttgaaagattatctcGCTGGGCCCACTGCGACCCCAGTCACGGCGACACCAGAGAAAGGTCAAGCACACGAAGTCCCAACTCACGGAAAAGTGCACACCATCTCTGGCGGCTTTTCCGgaggaggacccactgcctctcaacgaAAGAAATATGTGAGGTTAGTGAGTTCGGTTGCAGAGGAATTTCCAGACGACccatgggagtcagacctcgttttcacaagggctgacctgCGGGATGTGTCCCACACGACAAAGACTCAGTGGTCATTTCAATAG